The following coding sequences are from one Streptomyces sp. NBC_01485 window:
- a CDS encoding thioredoxin family protein, with protein sequence MAKRVHQPREDAEFDFILGMSGVPVLAYFTGTWPKAIEPCRAMDLVVGDIADEYTGRLTAVRTDITRCPSATERYGITGAPSYVLLKEGEVVAHGTGPMTIAGVRKFLDGHL encoded by the coding sequence ATGGCGAAGCGGGTTCACCAACCCCGTGAGGACGCGGAGTTCGATTTCATCCTCGGGATGAGCGGAGTCCCGGTCCTCGCATACTTCACCGGGACATGGCCCAAGGCGATCGAGCCCTGCCGGGCGATGGACCTCGTCGTGGGTGACATCGCAGACGAGTACACGGGCCGCCTGACGGCCGTCCGCACCGACATCACGCGCTGTCCGTCCGCAACCGAGCGATACGGGATCACCGGAGCCCCGTCCTACGTCCTGCTGAAGGAGGGAGAGGTGGTGGCGCACGGCACGGGGCCTATGACCATCGCCGGGGTACGGAAGTTCCTGGACGGCCACCTCTGA